One Actinomycetota bacterium DNA window includes the following coding sequences:
- the treS gene encoding maltose alpha-D-glucosyltransferase codes for MSGSPLWYKDALIYQTHVRAFSDSDADGIGDFRGLTSRLGYLADLGVSAIWLLPFYPSPLRDDGYDTADYRDVHPSYGTLRDFRQFMREARRQGLRVITELVLNHTSDQHPWFQRARRAPKGSPERDFYVWSDTTDRYTEARIIFKDFESSNWSWDGVAGQYYWHRFYSHQPDLNFENPAVHDALLEVVDFWFEMGVDGLRLDAVPYLYEREGTNCENLKETHEFLKKLRAHVDERFTDRMLLAEANQWPEDAVAYFGEGDECHMAFHFPVMPRMFMAARMEDRFPLIDIMRQTPEIPDAAQWAMFLRNHDELTLEMVTDEERDYMYRVYAQDPQARINLGIRRRLAPLLGNDRRMIELMNGLLFSLPGTPVVYYGDEIGMGDNIFLGDRNGVRTPMQWSADRNAGFSRANPQRLYLPVIIDPEYHSEAVNVEAQQSNPNSLLWWMKRIIALRKRFKAFGRGTLEFLYPENRKVLCFLRRYEDEAILVVANLSRSAQYVELDLREFEGVVPVELFGRTEFPRIGELTYLLTLGPHAFYWFSLGRARDRAEPAVERKLPVVEVSGGWDRALTGKGRSALEEALPAYLRTRRWFGSKGRRIRGTTIAEVVPVPRSAAPKDAKARPVGYLVFVAVEYTEGDPETYLLPLTGGPAGDVHDDAAATAVVRVRGRDGHEYVLYDALMSHDFCAALLDIFSKRRSLPDGDLRVTATATSSFRELRGARSEALTPRLLGAEQSNTSVVYGDRLVLKLFRRPDEGLNPDLEIGRHLTDRAGFANVPPVAGAIEARRGRREPTTLAILQGYVSNEGDAWEYTLDALDRFYEDALARPVADSEGPAPATLTDLARAEPPDAAHELIGPYLESARLLGRRTAELHRSLASYRDDDAFAPEPMTTLYQRSLYQSMRGMVGRVFQQLRGLRRKLPEVDEVLDLEDELLERLSAIRTRKIDAMRTRVHGDYHLGQVLWTGKDFVIIDFEGEPARPLTERRIKRSPIRDVAGMLRSFHYAAYTPLYGEDARFSAPDEVTEASTWGAFWQRWVSAVFLRSYLEVASLDVPEHGRFLPASSDDLEVLLRCFLLEKVVYELGYEANNRPTWLRIPAQGLVQLLEAPSA; via the coding sequence ATGAGCGGCTCCCCCCTCTGGTACAAGGACGCCCTCATCTACCAGACGCACGTACGTGCGTTCTCCGACTCCGACGCGGACGGCATCGGCGACTTCCGTGGCCTCACGTCGCGTCTGGGGTACCTGGCCGACCTCGGCGTGAGCGCGATCTGGCTCCTGCCCTTCTACCCGTCCCCCCTCCGCGACGACGGGTACGACACGGCCGACTACCGCGACGTCCACCCCTCGTACGGCACCCTGCGCGACTTCCGTCAGTTCATGCGGGAGGCTCGCCGGCAGGGTTTGCGGGTCATCACCGAACTCGTCCTCAACCACACCTCCGACCAGCACCCGTGGTTCCAACGCGCGCGCCGGGCTCCCAAGGGGTCCCCCGAGCGCGACTTCTACGTGTGGAGCGACACGACCGACCGCTACACCGAGGCGCGGATCATCTTCAAGGACTTCGAGTCGTCCAACTGGAGCTGGGACGGCGTGGCGGGTCAGTACTACTGGCACCGGTTCTACTCCCACCAGCCCGATCTCAACTTCGAGAACCCGGCCGTCCACGATGCGCTGCTCGAGGTGGTCGACTTCTGGTTCGAGATGGGGGTCGACGGGCTCCGGCTCGACGCCGTGCCCTACCTGTACGAGAGGGAGGGCACGAACTGCGAGAACCTGAAGGAGACCCACGAGTTCCTCAAGAAGCTCCGCGCCCACGTCGACGAGCGGTTCACCGACAGGATGCTGCTCGCCGAGGCGAATCAGTGGCCCGAGGACGCCGTCGCCTACTTCGGCGAAGGCGACGAGTGCCACATGGCCTTCCATTTCCCGGTGATGCCCAGGATGTTCATGGCCGCCCGCATGGAGGACCGGTTCCCGCTCATCGACATCATGCGCCAGACCCCGGAGATCCCCGATGCGGCGCAGTGGGCGATGTTCCTGCGCAACCACGACGAGCTGACGCTCGAGATGGTGACGGACGAGGAACGCGACTACATGTACCGCGTCTACGCGCAGGACCCCCAGGCCCGGATCAACCTCGGCATCCGGCGGCGGCTGGCGCCGCTGCTCGGCAACGACCGGCGGATGATCGAGCTCATGAACGGGCTCCTGTTCAGCCTCCCCGGCACACCGGTCGTCTACTACGGCGACGAGATCGGGATGGGCGACAACATCTTCCTGGGGGACCGCAACGGCGTCCGCACCCCGATGCAGTGGTCCGCGGACCGCAACGCCGGCTTCTCGCGCGCGAACCCACAGCGGCTCTACCTCCCGGTGATCATCGACCCCGAGTACCACTCGGAGGCCGTGAACGTGGAGGCGCAGCAGTCCAACCCCAACTCGCTGCTGTGGTGGATGAAGCGGATCATCGCCCTGCGCAAGCGCTTCAAGGCGTTCGGACGGGGGACGCTCGAGTTCCTCTACCCGGAGAACCGCAAGGTCCTGTGCTTCCTGCGGCGCTACGAGGACGAGGCCATCCTCGTCGTCGCGAACCTGTCGCGCAGCGCCCAGTACGTGGAGCTCGACCTGCGGGAGTTCGAAGGGGTCGTGCCGGTGGAGCTGTTCGGCCGCACCGAGTTCCCGCGGATCGGGGAGCTGACCTATCTGCTCACGCTCGGCCCCCACGCGTTCTACTGGTTCTCGCTCGGGCGCGCCCGGGACCGGGCCGAGCCCGCGGTCGAGCGGAAGCTGCCGGTGGTCGAGGTGTCCGGCGGCTGGGATCGGGCGCTCACGGGCAAGGGGCGGTCCGCCCTCGAGGAGGCGCTGCCTGCCTACCTCCGCACCCGGCGGTGGTTCGGGTCCAAGGGCCGGCGGATCCGCGGAACCACGATCGCCGAGGTGGTGCCGGTCCCCCGGTCCGCCGCTCCGAAGGACGCGAAGGCCCGTCCGGTCGGGTACCTGGTCTTCGTGGCGGTCGAGTACACCGAGGGCGACCCCGAGACCTACCTGCTCCCTCTGACGGGAGGTCCCGCGGGCGACGTCCACGACGACGCGGCCGCCACCGCGGTCGTCCGGGTGCGTGGCCGCGACGGTCACGAGTACGTCCTCTACGACGCGCTCATGAGCCACGACTTCTGTGCGGCGCTCCTGGACATCTTCTCGAAGCGCCGCTCGCTCCCCGACGGAGACCTGCGCGTCACCGCCACCGCCACCTCGTCCTTCCGGGAGCTGCGGGGGGCCAGGTCCGAGGCGTTGACGCCGAGGCTGCTGGGGGCCGAGCAGTCCAACACGTCGGTCGTCTACGGGGACCGGCTGGTCCTGAAGCTGTTCCGACGTCCGGACGAGGGGCTCAACCCAGACCTGGAGATAGGACGGCACCTGACCGACCGGGCCGGTTTCGCGAACGTTCCGCCGGTCGCGGGCGCCATCGAGGCCCGTCGTGGCCGGAGGGAGCCGACGACGCTCGCGATCCTGCAGGGGTACGTCTCCAACGAGGGCGACGCGTGGGAGTACACGCTCGACGCCCTCGACCGGTTCTACGAGGACGCCTTGGCGCGCCCGGTGGCCGACTCGGAAGGACCGGCTCCCGCTACGTTGACCGATCTGGCCCGGGCCGAGCCACCGGACGCCGCACACGAGCTGATCGGACCGTACCTGGAGTCAGCCCGGCTCCTCGGCCGCCGCACCGCAGAGCTTCACCGGTCGCTCGCCTCCTACCGCGACGACGACGCGTTCGCCCCCGAGCCGATGACGACGCTCTACCAGCGGTCGCTCTACCAGTCGATGCGGGGGATGGTGGGACGCGTCTTCCAGCAGCTGCGTGGTCTACGCCGCAAGCTCCCCGAGGTGGACGAGGTGCTGGACCTCGAGGACGAGCTCCTCGAGCGCCTCTCGGCGATCCGGACCCGAAAGATCGACGCGATGCGCACCCGCGTCCACGGCGACTACCACCTCGGACAGGTCCTCTGGACCGGGAAGGATTTCGTGATCATCGACTTCGAGGGGGAGCCGGCCCGCCCCCTGACCGAGCGCCGCATCAAGCGCTCCCCGATCCGGGATGTGGCCGGCATGCTGCGCTCCTTCCACTACGCCGCCTACACGCCTCTGTACGGGGAGGACGCGCGGTTCTCGGCTCCCGACGAGGTGACGGAGGCGAGCACGTGGGGGGCGTTCTGGCAGCGGTGGGTGAGCGCGGTATTCCTGCGCAGCTACCTGGAGGTCGCCTCGCTGGACGTTCCCGAGCACGGCCGCTTCCTGCCCGCGTCGTCCGACGACCTCGAGGTGCTCCTGCGTTGTTTCCTGCTCGAGAAGGTCGTGTACGAGCTGGGGTACGAGGCGAACAACCGCCCGACCTGGCTGCGCATCCCGGCCCAGGGGCTGGTTCAGCTCCTCGAGGCCCCCTCCGCATGA
- a CDS encoding alpha-1,4-glucan--maltose-1-phosphate maltosyltransferase, which yields MTADHPSEDGRRRAVIDAVRPEVDAGRFPVKRTVGEQLVVEADAFCDGHDRIAVLLRWKAPDTHTWRETPMRPDHNDVWRGSFPLERMGRYAYTVEAWVDHFATWRYGLAKKVEAGQDVSVELLEGGLLLREAAGRASGDDAALLLRWADRVARDPQLAMDSDVAAIASRYPDRSLSTTWPRELEVAVDRERARFSAWYELFPRSWGSEGRHGTLSDVADRLDYVAGMGFDIVYLPPIHPIGTSYRKGRNNTLDPTPDDVGSPWAIGAPEGGHTALHPDLGDMADLDRLVARARELDMEVALDLAYQCSPDHPWVAEHPEWFKQRPDGTIQYAENPPKKYQDIYPIDFESQDWENLWRALADVVWFWIGRGIKVFRVDNPHTKAFAFWEWMIGEVHREHPDVIFLSEAFTRPKVMYRLAKLGFTQSYTYFTWRNTKSELTEYFTELTSPPVVDFFRPNLWPNTPDILHETLQTGGRGAFMARLVLAATLGASYGIYGPAFELMEHEPVREGSEEYLHSEKYEIRSWDLKDPDSLAEFISRVNGIRRSNPALRSDRSLRFHHIDNEQLIAYTKREGENLVCVVVNLDPFNVQSGWVHLPTEDLGIDAHPTYQVHDLLTDARYQWQGDHNFVQLDPGSVPAHVFRIATGHRTERDFESYL from the coding sequence ATGACCGCAGACCACCCGAGCGAGGACGGCCGGCGCCGCGCCGTCATCGACGCCGTGCGCCCCGAGGTGGACGCCGGGCGCTTTCCAGTGAAACGGACGGTGGGCGAGCAGCTCGTCGTGGAGGCCGACGCGTTCTGCGACGGACACGACAGGATCGCCGTTCTGCTGCGGTGGAAGGCTCCCGACACCCACACCTGGCGGGAGACGCCGATGCGGCCCGACCACAACGACGTGTGGAGGGGCTCCTTCCCCCTCGAACGGATGGGCCGGTACGCCTACACGGTCGAGGCCTGGGTCGACCACTTCGCCACCTGGAGGTACGGCCTCGCCAAGAAGGTGGAGGCGGGCCAGGACGTATCGGTCGAGCTGCTCGAGGGCGGTCTGCTGCTGAGGGAGGCGGCTGGACGAGCCTCGGGGGACGACGCAGCGCTCCTGCTGCGATGGGCGGACAGGGTTGCCCGCGACCCGCAGCTCGCGATGGACAGCGACGTCGCCGCGATCGCCTCCCGGTACCCGGACCGGTCCCTGTCCACCACGTGGCCACGCGAACTGGAGGTCGCGGTCGACCGGGAGCGCGCCCGGTTCAGCGCCTGGTACGAGCTGTTCCCCCGGTCCTGGGGGAGCGAGGGCCGCCACGGCACCCTGTCCGACGTCGCCGACCGGCTCGACTACGTGGCCGGCATGGGGTTCGACATCGTCTACCTGCCCCCCATACACCCGATAGGGACGTCCTACCGCAAGGGCCGCAACAACACGCTCGACCCCACCCCCGACGACGTCGGGAGCCCGTGGGCCATCGGGGCTCCCGAAGGCGGACACACGGCCCTGCACCCCGACCTCGGCGACATGGCCGACCTCGACCGCCTCGTCGCCCGGGCCCGCGAGCTGGACATGGAGGTCGCCCTCGACCTGGCCTACCAGTGCTCGCCCGACCACCCATGGGTAGCGGAGCACCCGGAGTGGTTCAAGCAGCGCCCCGACGGCACCATCCAGTACGCGGAGAACCCCCCGAAGAAGTACCAGGACATCTACCCCATCGACTTCGAGTCGCAGGACTGGGAGAACCTGTGGCGGGCCCTGGCCGATGTGGTCTGGTTCTGGATCGGACGCGGCATCAAGGTCTTCCGCGTGGACAACCCACACACGAAGGCCTTCGCCTTCTGGGAGTGGATGATCGGCGAGGTTCACAGGGAGCACCCCGACGTCATCTTCCTGTCTGAGGCGTTCACGCGGCCGAAGGTGATGTACCGGCTGGCCAAGCTCGGGTTCACGCAGTCGTACACCTACTTCACGTGGCGGAACACGAAGTCCGAGCTGACGGAGTACTTCACCGAGCTCACGTCGCCCCCGGTGGTGGACTTCTTCCGGCCGAACCTGTGGCCGAACACGCCGGACATCCTCCACGAGACGCTCCAGACCGGCGGCCGGGGAGCGTTCATGGCCCGGCTCGTCCTCGCCGCCACGTTGGGCGCCAGCTACGGGATCTACGGACCCGCCTTCGAGCTGATGGAGCACGAGCCCGTCCGGGAGGGCTCGGAGGAGTACCTGCACTCCGAGAAGTACGAGATACGCAGCTGGGACCTCAAGGACCCGGACAGCCTGGCCGAGTTCATCTCCCGTGTGAACGGGATCCGCCGGTCGAACCCCGCACTGCGCTCGGACCGCTCCCTGCGCTTCCACCACATCGACAACGAGCAGCTGATCGCATACACGAAGCGAGAGGGCGAGAACCTGGTGTGCGTGGTGGTCAACCTCGACCCGTTCAACGTCCAGTCGGGATGGGTCCACCTACCGACCGAGGACCTCGGGATCGACGCCCATCCGACGTACCAGGTGCACGACCTGCTGACCGACGCCCGGTACCAGTGGCAGGGCGACCACAACTTCGTCCAGCTCGACCCGGGGTCCGTGCCTGCGCACGTGTTCAGGATCGCCACCGGCCACCGGACGGAGCGGGATTTCGAGTCCTACCTATGA
- a CDS encoding YihY/virulence factor BrkB family protein yields MGARRRPSNPAELWALTRRTLSSAVEDRVTGLGAEVAFFALLSTPPTLLAVLGSVGYIAEALGPQAAERIQSQIMGVVSTFLTPQAQAGVEDVVNDFLVGGRADVIGVGLLIALWSASRATNAFMQAVAIAYDVPDKRSAVKRRLISLGLTLIGVVGAVVLIPLVVAGPRLGQALGDPLGLGDAFATAWRIGYWPGVLLAGIAFIVLIFHLAPGRRTPLMRDVPGAVVATLLWLIGGGLLRVYAAVSIEGGTTYGPLAAPIVILLFVYVSALALLLGAELNAEIEKEYPAAGRPAPPKE; encoded by the coding sequence ATGGGAGCCAGGCGCCGCCCCAGCAACCCGGCGGAGCTGTGGGCCCTGACGCGGCGGACGCTCTCGAGCGCGGTCGAGGACAGGGTGACCGGGCTGGGAGCCGAGGTCGCCTTCTTCGCGCTCCTCTCCACCCCCCCCACCCTCCTCGCCGTCCTGGGGTCGGTCGGCTACATCGCCGAGGCTCTCGGCCCCCAGGCGGCTGAGCGGATCCAGAGCCAGATCATGGGGGTGGTGTCCACCTTCCTCACCCCCCAGGCCCAGGCCGGGGTGGAAGACGTCGTCAACGACTTCCTCGTCGGGGGGCGCGCGGACGTGATCGGGGTCGGCCTGCTGATCGCGCTGTGGTCGGCGTCGCGGGCGACCAACGCGTTCATGCAGGCGGTCGCGATCGCCTACGACGTGCCGGACAAGCGGTCGGCCGTCAAGCGACGGCTGATCTCCCTCGGCCTCACCCTGATCGGCGTGGTGGGCGCCGTCGTGCTGATCCCCCTCGTGGTGGCCGGCCCCCGCCTCGGACAGGCGCTCGGCGACCCCCTGGGGCTGGGCGACGCGTTCGCCACCGCGTGGCGCATCGGCTACTGGCCGGGTGTCCTGCTGGCCGGGATCGCCTTCATCGTCCTCATCTTCCACCTGGCACCGGGGAGACGCACCCCCCTCATGCGTGACGTGCCCGGCGCGGTCGTCGCCACCCTCCTGTGGCTGATCGGTGGGGGGCTCCTGCGTGTGTACGCTGCTGTGAGCATCGAAGGCGGCACCACCTACGGGCCGCTCGCTGCCCCGATCGTGATCCTGCTCTTCGTCTACGTGAGCGCCCTGGCCCTGCTGCTGGGAGCCGAGCTGAACGCGGAGATAGAGAAGGAGTACCCGGCGGCGGGCCGTCCGGCGCCTCCGAAGGAGTGA
- the arfB gene encoding alternative ribosome rescue aminoacyl-tRNA hydrolase ArfB produces MEGVRVNGGLTIPMSELEVRFSRAGGPGGQNVNRRETRVEVVLDVAGAPSIGPRRRARLLEALGSRLDADGRLRVVASEHRTQAANKEAALQRLADVLREALKPPPPPRRRTKPSRGATERRIASKRARGERKRERSWRPEE; encoded by the coding sequence ATGGAGGGCGTCCGCGTGAACGGCGGTCTGACGATCCCGATGTCCGAGCTCGAGGTGCGGTTCTCGCGCGCCGGCGGTCCGGGCGGTCAGAACGTCAACCGCCGGGAGACGCGGGTCGAGGTCGTCCTCGACGTCGCCGGCGCTCCGTCCATCGGGCCGCGTCGGAGGGCTCGCCTGCTGGAGGCTCTCGGCTCCCGCCTGGACGCCGACGGGCGCCTGCGCGTGGTCGCCTCCGAGCACCGAACCCAGGCCGCGAACAAGGAGGCTGCCCTGCAGCGCCTGGCCGACGTGCTGCGGGAGGCCCTGAAGCCTCCACCTCCCCCGCGGAGGCGGACGAAGCCCAGCCGGGGCGCCACCGAGCGCAGGATCGCCTCGAAGAGGGCGCGGGGCGAGCGCAAGCGGGAGCGGTCCTGGAGGCCGGAGGAGTAG
- a CDS encoding diguanylate cyclase: MSTSISSSLVGRLAGFLLIGSGFFTAGYLFLPGPPMMDRLAVVGVCLAATAAGGLAVAAPWDRWPRTASLTLVPVALVLIAAGNYWGTIDYPYTFGVFYVVVFAWIGMGHPQWTALRFAPLGAAAYVVPLLLRPTAPGGAWSAALTIPVCVLVGEGLAWITDREERTRVRAQALARIGTALGAQMSEEGVFQTLVDEAREVMGSQHVILYRLEAEERRILEVYTSGVSDEMATGLQGLRGVELTHVPQFERLERGEDLVVADVAAADPASRQIAEHFRLRSFMISPIITRDGLLGTLFYADSSHAGRYGPDEVALARSIAAQAGVAIQNALLYQRTLEASLLDPLTELGNRRAFHERWSSETERASRHGRAVSLVLLDLDDFKQVNDAWGHQTGDRVLVRLAEHFRRNLRRGDAAFRLGGDEFALILPETPPAAAARLAERVRRSVAREALGGGKDLRLSISCGIASLPDHGAAADELFGRADAAMYAVKMAGGDAVAVTSVREDAYEGSVLGLDLPAIMRERQLVPLYQPIVELGTGGVIGYESFCRLHPDVGSAPTMTLFRAAGTMGLVPDLDRVCRSVSLAAVADIPPSCLLFLNVSPAVLEDPSFRVDELVGPVLEAGLTTRRVVIEVTEQERSPTSEMLARNLRLCREAGFEVALDDLGSGGADLELLARLPFTYVKVDMAFVHGATGDASRRRLLQGIRLLVGQTGARAIAEGVESPEDLQMVQSMGFWGAQGFLLGSPAPHFQLLALEG; the protein is encoded by the coding sequence ATGTCGACGTCCATCTCCTCGTCGCTGGTCGGACGCCTCGCGGGCTTCCTCCTGATCGGCAGCGGGTTCTTCACGGCCGGGTACCTGTTCCTGCCCGGACCCCCCATGATGGACCGCTTGGCCGTCGTGGGCGTGTGCCTCGCCGCGACGGCCGCGGGGGGGCTCGCGGTCGCCGCGCCGTGGGACAGGTGGCCGAGGACGGCCTCGCTCACCCTGGTCCCGGTGGCGCTCGTCCTCATCGCCGCCGGCAACTACTGGGGGACGATCGACTACCCGTACACGTTCGGCGTCTTCTACGTCGTCGTCTTCGCCTGGATCGGCATGGGGCACCCTCAATGGACCGCCCTGCGCTTCGCCCCGCTCGGCGCGGCCGCCTACGTCGTCCCCCTGCTCCTCCGACCCACCGCGCCCGGGGGAGCCTGGTCGGCCGCGCTGACGATCCCGGTGTGCGTGCTGGTGGGCGAAGGGCTGGCCTGGATCACCGACCGCGAGGAGCGGACCCGGGTCAGGGCCCAGGCGTTGGCCCGGATCGGAACGGCCCTCGGCGCGCAGATGTCGGAGGAGGGTGTCTTCCAGACCCTGGTGGACGAGGCCCGGGAGGTCATGGGCTCGCAGCACGTGATCCTCTACCGTCTCGAGGCTGAGGAGCGCCGGATCCTCGAGGTCTACACGTCGGGCGTCTCCGACGAGATGGCAACGGGACTCCAGGGCCTGCGCGGCGTCGAGCTGACCCACGTCCCGCAGTTCGAACGATTGGAAAGGGGCGAGGATCTCGTCGTCGCGGATGTGGCGGCCGCTGACCCCGCCTCCCGTCAGATCGCCGAGCACTTCAGGCTGCGCAGCTTCATGATCAGCCCGATCATCACCCGCGACGGGTTGCTGGGCACCCTGTTCTACGCCGACTCGTCGCACGCCGGCCGGTACGGACCGGACGAGGTGGCGCTGGCGCGCTCGATAGCTGCGCAGGCTGGGGTAGCCATCCAGAACGCGCTCCTGTATCAGCGCACCCTGGAGGCCTCCCTGCTCGACCCGCTGACGGAGCTCGGGAACCGCCGCGCGTTCCACGAGCGGTGGAGCTCCGAGACGGAGCGCGCCTCGCGCCACGGCCGAGCGGTCAGCCTGGTGCTGCTAGACCTCGACGACTTCAAGCAGGTCAACGACGCCTGGGGCCACCAGACCGGCGACCGGGTGCTCGTCCGGCTGGCCGAGCACTTCCGCCGGAACCTGCGCAGAGGGGATGCCGCGTTCCGGCTCGGGGGGGACGAGTTCGCGCTGATCCTGCCCGAGACGCCGCCCGCCGCCGCGGCGCGTCTCGCCGAGCGGGTGAGGCGCTCGGTCGCGCGGGAGGCCCTCGGGGGAGGCAAGGACCTCCGCCTCTCGATCTCCTGCGGGATCGCCTCCCTCCCCGATCACGGCGCGGCCGCCGACGAGCTGTTCGGCCGGGCGGACGCGGCGATGTACGCGGTGAAGATGGCCGGCGGCGACGCGGTCGCAGTGACCTCGGTTAGGGAGGACGCCTACGAGGGGAGCGTCCTCGGGCTCGACCTCCCCGCGATCATGCGGGAGCGTCAGCTGGTCCCCCTCTACCAACCGATCGTCGAGCTCGGCACGGGAGGCGTCATCGGGTACGAGAGCTTCTGCCGGCTCCACCCGGACGTGGGGAGCGCGCCCACCATGACCCTGTTCCGCGCGGCCGGGACGATGGGTCTCGTCCCCGACCTCGACCGGGTCTGCCGGTCCGTGTCGCTCGCGGCCGTTGCGGATATCCCGCCGTCCTGCCTGCTCTTCCTCAACGTCTCACCGGCCGTGCTAGAGGATCCGTCCTTCCGGGTCGACGAGCTCGTCGGACCCGTCCTCGAGGCCGGGCTGACCACCCGTCGCGTGGTGATCGAGGTCACCGAGCAGGAGCGGTCCCCGACCTCGGAGATGCTCGCCCGTAACCTGCGGCTGTGCCGCGAGGCCGGCTTCGAGGTCGCTCTGGACGACCTGGGCTCGGGCGGGGCCGACCTCGAGCTCCTGGCCAGGCTCCCGTTCACCTACGTGAAGGTCGATATGGCGTTCGTGCACGGCGCGACCGGCGATGCGTCGAGGCGGCGCCTGCTCCAGGGCATCCGGCTGCTCGTCGGACAGACGGGGGCCCGCGCCATCGCCGAGGGGGTGGAGTCGCCCGAGGACCTGCAGATGGTCCAGTCGATGGGGTTCTGGGGCGCGCAAGGGTTCCTGCTCGGCTCCCCCGCGCCCCACTTCCAGCTGCTCGCCCTCGAGGGCTAG